In Lujinxingia litoralis, the following proteins share a genomic window:
- a CDS encoding RCC1 domain-containing protein — MRRWLPWALVLITMTGLGCNGDDSPEDRDAGPTDTERPDGEEPDGDVPDGEEPDGDVPGDELRLSVEAVDDPVFIDGEEGEVTLNFSCAPAGCTTTCQLNELDAEACAQSYTVRVNEGRHDVAIRASYQGEEVEERVSFRVVGAFELSVSAPPAGDVFVVDQGQVSATCEGRPECVLSCEICTEGSCQALEGCETGASLVLNAEETELVVRACVDVDGEDFCQEERRDYVLVAPRWEQLSLGETHGCAVLADDTLWCWGNNGDRQLGSASPERSIFPLQVPGAWASVSAGRAHTCALKPEGTLWCWGQQRFGRLGNGEVGAGTLVEPVQVTQESDWDEVSSGDAHTCGRRGTEIYCWGYNPGGRLGVGLTSGTVPDPTLVVGGHSWKQVSSGHEHICGLTEDDQAYCWGRGDDGRLGNGALGNLDVPTAVIQPEGATFVRLEGGFQHTCAVMETSRGRRVFCWGTGSTGRLGTGASGPDLVLAPEEVGGDVPLVSVSSGNVHSCGLNSDGEAWCWGYNDHGQLGVVQTGNELVPVEVDVDETFLQIEAGKIHTCAITTAGVILCWGENGDSELGREIEGSETHIPGPLSWPYGLEAL; from the coding sequence ATGAGACGTTGGCTGCCGTGGGCTCTGGTGCTGATCACGATGACAGGATTGGGCTGCAATGGTGACGACTCGCCAGAGGATCGCGATGCTGGCCCAACGGATACGGAGCGTCCTGATGGGGAGGAGCCCGATGGCGATGTGCCCGATGGGGAGGAGCCCGATGGCGATGTGCCCGGGGACGAGCTTCGGTTGAGCGTCGAAGCGGTCGACGACCCGGTCTTCATCGATGGCGAGGAGGGGGAGGTTACGCTGAACTTTAGCTGTGCGCCGGCCGGGTGCACGACCACTTGTCAGCTCAACGAGTTGGACGCGGAGGCCTGCGCGCAGAGCTACACGGTGCGGGTCAATGAGGGCCGCCACGATGTGGCGATTCGCGCGAGCTATCAGGGCGAGGAGGTCGAAGAGCGGGTGAGTTTCCGGGTGGTGGGGGCGTTTGAGTTGAGCGTGAGTGCGCCGCCGGCCGGGGATGTGTTTGTGGTGGACCAGGGGCAGGTGAGCGCGACGTGTGAGGGGCGTCCGGAATGTGTGCTGAGTTGCGAGATCTGCACCGAGGGCAGTTGTCAAGCGCTGGAGGGGTGCGAGACGGGAGCGTCTCTGGTGCTGAATGCGGAGGAGACGGAGCTGGTGGTGCGCGCCTGTGTGGATGTGGATGGGGAGGATTTCTGCCAGGAAGAGCGCCGGGATTACGTGTTGGTGGCGCCGCGTTGGGAGCAGCTCTCGCTTGGCGAGACGCACGGATGCGCAGTTCTGGCCGATGACACGCTGTGGTGCTGGGGGAACAACGGCGACCGGCAGCTGGGGAGCGCGTCGCCGGAGCGCTCGATTTTCCCCCTGCAGGTTCCCGGAGCGTGGGCCTCGGTGAGCGCGGGGCGCGCGCATACCTGCGCGTTGAAACCGGAGGGCACGTTGTGGTGCTGGGGCCAGCAGCGCTTTGGTCGTCTGGGGAACGGAGAGGTCGGGGCGGGGACCCTTGTGGAGCCCGTGCAGGTCACTCAGGAGAGCGACTGGGATGAGGTCAGCTCCGGTGATGCCCATACCTGCGGGAGACGCGGTACTGAGATCTACTGCTGGGGCTACAATCCGGGAGGGCGTCTGGGCGTGGGGTTGACCAGTGGGACGGTTCCAGATCCGACGCTGGTTGTTGGCGGTCATTCCTGGAAGCAGGTGAGCTCGGGGCATGAGCACATCTGCGGACTGACCGAGGACGATCAGGCCTATTGTTGGGGGCGCGGAGATGACGGGCGGCTGGGCAATGGAGCGCTGGGCAATCTGGATGTGCCTACCGCTGTGATTCAGCCCGAGGGGGCGACCTTTGTCCGGCTGGAGGGCGGGTTTCAGCATACCTGCGCGGTGATGGAGACATCTCGTGGTCGTCGAGTCTTCTGCTGGGGTACCGGCTCGACCGGTCGCCTGGGCACCGGAGCCTCCGGACCGGACCTGGTGCTGGCGCCGGAGGAGGTAGGCGGGGATGTGCCTCTGGTGTCCGTGAGCAGCGGCAATGTCCATAGTTGTGGACTCAATTCCGATGGGGAGGCCTGGTGCTGGGGGTACAACGATCACGGCCAACTCGGGGTTGTGCAGACCGGTAATGAGCTTGTGCCGGTGGAGGTCGATGTGGACGAGACCTTCTTGCAGATCGAAGCCGGAAAAATTCATACCTGCGCCATCACGACAGCCGGCGTGATCTTGTGCTGGGGAGAGAATGGCGACAGTGAGCTAGGTCGGGAGATCGAGGGGAGTGAGACCCATATCCCGGGACCGCTTAGCTGGCCCTACGGGCTCGAAGCTCTTTGA
- a CDS encoding group I truncated hemoglobin, producing MSTPWDVIEEVGGAERMEAMMRAFYDRLFDDLMIGFFFMKSDKEALIASQIAFVHAHLGSRQGDYAGPPIRRAHQQMPILVGHFDRRHQILREVLDAFSVPEHVKEAWLGLDRAMRDMVIRQGDQAREELGYAKFRPDR from the coding sequence ATGAGCACGCCATGGGATGTGATCGAAGAGGTCGGCGGCGCCGAGCGGATGGAGGCCATGATGCGCGCCTTCTACGATCGGCTCTTTGACGATCTGATGATCGGCTTTTTCTTTATGAAGAGCGACAAAGAGGCGCTGATTGCCTCCCAGATCGCGTTTGTCCATGCGCACCTGGGGAGCAGGCAGGGCGATTATGCGGGGCCTCCGATTCGGCGAGCTCATCAGCAGATGCCGATTCTGGTCGGGCATTTTGATCGCCGCCACCAGATCTTGCGGGAGGTGCTCGACGCGTTCAGCGTGCCGGAGCATGTGAAAGAGGCCTGGCTGGGTCTTGATCGGGCCATGCGCGACATGGTGATCCGCCAGGGCGATCAGGCGCGCGAGGAGCTCGGCTACGCGAAGTTTCGGCCGGACCGTTAG
- the lpdA gene encoding dihydrolipoyl dehydrogenase: MYDLVVIGSGPGGYIAAIRAAQLDMKVAVVERYPTFGGTCLNVGCIPSKALLESSERYEEAREHFGDHGITVGDVSFDLKKMLARKDEVVSSLVGGVAGLFKKNNIDTFHGHGSIVDTKRVDVKKDDGSVETLQTERILIATGSKPISLPGVEIDKEHIVDSTGALNFQEVPEHLVVIGAGVIGLELGSVWRRLGAKVTVIEYLGEIFGGRADKDVTRQAQRVFKKQGIEFALNAAVTGASVNKGKVTVTYEQDGETKTIDCDRLLVGVGRKPYTEGLGLENIGLETTARGFIEVNKHYETSIKGVYAIGDVIPGPMLAHLAEHEGVTCVERIKGIAGHVNYDAIPDVVYTHPEVASVGKTEQALKEAGIKYKTGKFPFKANGRARALNDTEGFVKILADAETDRILGAHIIGPRAGDLIAELAVAVEFGSSAEDIARSTHAHPTLAEVIKEAALDVDGRTLNL; encoded by the coding sequence ATGTACGATCTCGTTGTCATCGGTTCTGGACCTGGCGGCTACATCGCTGCGATTCGCGCCGCTCAGCTCGACATGAAGGTCGCCGTGGTGGAGCGCTACCCCACCTTCGGTGGCACCTGCCTCAACGTGGGCTGCATTCCGTCAAAAGCGCTGCTCGAATCGAGCGAGCGCTACGAAGAAGCCCGGGAGCACTTCGGCGACCACGGTATTACGGTCGGCGACGTGAGCTTTGACCTCAAGAAGATGCTGGCACGCAAAGATGAGGTCGTCTCCAGCCTGGTCGGCGGCGTGGCCGGGCTCTTCAAAAAGAACAACATCGACACCTTTCACGGCCACGGCTCCATCGTGGACACCAAACGTGTCGATGTGAAAAAGGACGACGGTTCGGTCGAAACGCTGCAGACCGAACGCATCCTGATCGCCACCGGTTCCAAGCCCATCAGCCTGCCGGGCGTGGAGATCGACAAGGAGCACATCGTCGACTCCACCGGCGCGCTCAACTTCCAGGAAGTGCCCGAGCACCTGGTGGTCATCGGCGCCGGCGTCATCGGCCTGGAGCTGGGTTCGGTGTGGCGCCGCCTCGGCGCCAAAGTCACCGTGATCGAATACCTCGGCGAGATCTTCGGCGGCCGCGCCGACAAAGATGTCACCCGCCAGGCTCAGCGCGTCTTCAAGAAGCAGGGCATTGAGTTTGCGCTCAACGCCGCGGTGACCGGCGCCAGCGTCAACAAGGGCAAGGTCACCGTGACCTACGAGCAGGATGGTGAGACCAAAACCATCGACTGCGACCGTCTCCTGGTGGGCGTGGGCCGCAAGCCCTACACCGAGGGATTGGGCCTGGAGAACATCGGGCTGGAGACGACCGCGCGCGGGTTCATCGAGGTCAACAAGCACTACGAGACGTCGATCAAAGGCGTCTACGCCATCGGTGATGTGATCCCCGGGCCGATGCTCGCCCACCTGGCCGAGCACGAGGGCGTGACCTGTGTGGAACGCATCAAGGGCATCGCCGGCCACGTCAACTACGACGCTATCCCCGACGTGGTGTACACCCATCCCGAGGTGGCCTCGGTGGGCAAGACAGAGCAGGCGCTCAAGGAAGCCGGCATCAAGTATAAAACCGGCAAGTTCCCCTTTAAGGCCAACGGCCGCGCCCGCGCGCTCAACGACACCGAAGGGTTCGTCAAGATCCTGGCCGACGCCGAGACCGACCGCATTCTGGGCGCCCATATCATCGGCCCGCGCGCCGGCGATCTGATCGCCGAGCTGGCGGTGGCCGTGGAGTTTGGTTCCAGCGCCGAAGATATCGCGCGCTCGACCCACGCCCACCCCACCCTGGCCGAGGTTATCAAAGAAGCCGCGCTTGATGTGGACGGGCGCACGCTCAACCTCTGA
- the odhB gene encoding 2-oxoglutarate dehydrogenase complex dihydrolipoyllysine-residue succinyltransferase, translated as MSVPVEVPTLGESVTEAIIAEWLKKEGDFVEEDEIIAELETDKITVEVPAPVSGTIKKLRFAIDDSVNPGDIIADIEPGESKGGDAGGATSEAAPKQPAAADQGEDQGGDAHDKVGPAVRRLVEENNLELADIRGTGPGGRVTKGDVLEHVKSGAAKKSKPAAASAEAPRPTVDQGALEERVAMSKLRQTVARRLVEAQHNAAMLTTFNEVDMTAIMALRKQYQDRFVKKYGFKLGFMSFFIKASIEALKAFPSVNAEIDGTDIVYKNYYNIGVAVGGGRGLVVPVLKNADQYSFAQTEQELGKLVDKAVNNKLTLPELQGGTFTISNGGIYGSMLSTPILNPPQSGILGMHNIVERPVAVNGKVEIRPVMYLALSYDHRIIDGREAVSFLVRIKECLENPERMLLEV; from the coding sequence ATGAGCGTACCCGTTGAGGTCCCCACCCTTGGTGAGTCTGTCACCGAGGCGATCATCGCTGAATGGTTGAAAAAAGAGGGCGATTTCGTTGAGGAAGACGAGATCATTGCCGAGCTTGAGACCGACAAAATCACCGTTGAGGTGCCCGCTCCGGTCTCGGGCACGATCAAGAAGCTGCGCTTCGCGATCGACGACTCCGTGAACCCCGGCGACATCATCGCCGACATTGAGCCCGGTGAATCCAAAGGCGGCGACGCCGGCGGTGCCACGAGCGAAGCGGCGCCCAAGCAGCCTGCTGCCGCGGACCAGGGCGAAGACCAGGGCGGTGACGCCCACGACAAGGTCGGCCCGGCCGTCCGACGTCTGGTCGAAGAGAACAACCTGGAGCTGGCCGACATCCGCGGCACCGGCCCCGGCGGTCGTGTGACCAAGGGCGATGTGCTCGAGCACGTGAAGAGCGGCGCCGCCAAGAAGAGCAAGCCCGCCGCGGCTAGCGCCGAAGCGCCGCGCCCGACCGTCGACCAGGGCGCGCTCGAAGAGCGTGTTGCCATGAGCAAGCTGCGCCAGACCGTGGCCCGCCGCCTGGTCGAAGCTCAGCACAACGCCGCGATGCTCACGACCTTCAACGAGGTCGACATGACGGCGATCATGGCGCTGCGCAAGCAGTACCAGGATCGCTTCGTCAAGAAGTACGGCTTTAAGCTGGGCTTCATGAGCTTCTTCATCAAAGCGTCCATCGAAGCCCTGAAGGCCTTCCCCTCGGTCAACGCCGAGATCGATGGCACCGACATCGTCTACAAGAACTACTACAACATCGGCGTGGCCGTCGGTGGCGGACGTGGTCTGGTGGTGCCCGTGCTTAAGAACGCCGACCAGTACAGCTTCGCTCAGACCGAGCAGGAGCTGGGCAAGCTGGTCGACAAGGCCGTCAACAACAAGCTGACCCTGCCCGAGCTGCAAGGTGGCACGTTCACCATCTCCAACGGCGGCATCTACGGTTCGATGCTCTCCACGCCCATCCTCAACCCGCCGCAGTCGGGCATCCTGGGCATGCACAACATCGTGGAGCGCCCGGTGGCGGTAAACGGCAAGGTTGAGATTCGCCCGGTGATGTACCTGGCACTCTCCTACGACCACCGCATCATTGATGGTCGCGAGGCCGTCAGCTTCCTGGTGCGCATCAAGGAATGCCTGGAGAATCCCGAGCGCATGCTGCTCGAAGTCTGA
- a CDS encoding 2-oxoglutarate dehydrogenase E1 component: protein MKESTEQASHSPQSLADTQFTGENLAFIEDLYRQYLEDPGSVDTSWEPIFEEYFGPQAPLNGGAPHFKPRSIFEPAYIPGQAPGGDAVWVDKLEGITVRAPGRTEGFAARVEAIVRAFRLHGHLIAGIDPLDRPRHTSPPELEPSLYGFTSGDLKARVHYEPLFGSREVTLGELLQRLRDIYCGHIAVEYQNMPGSQSRTWLRDQIERNDYAELNPTEDGPHILDSLVEADAFETFLHKKYVGAKRFSLSGGESLIPMLDFMLEEAAGLGVEEVVVGMAHRGRLNVLHNIMNKPAEAMFSEFEKVQTPEDYIGSSDVKYHMGFSSDRTTRSGASVHLSLCFNPSHLEFVNPVVLGRVRAKQDRLGTEGARQKLLPLQLHGDAAFSGQGIVTESLNLARVKGYNVGGTIHVVINNQIGFTTNPEDSRSTTYATDVAKMLEVPIFHVNGDDPEACVRVMKLAMRYRQRFGEDVIVDLVCYRRYGHNEGDEPRFTQPEMYGSIDAAKPVREKYVDSLISRQIMTPAQTDKVWNTQMDAYGEVFKEIRKTPLPKSISTLDGVWTPYHGGPLKSGDGNNAPISEELFKELAHKLVDVPESHNVHRTLRRFLKGREKVATGESPADWGMGEALAFASLLVQGTRIRMSGQDVIRGTFSHRHAALFDTKTGEGYWPLRHLGEDQGSLEIYNSTLSENAVLGFEYGFSLDSPDALVLWEAQFGDFVNGAQVIIDQFINSGEDKWKRLSGLTMLLPHGYEGQGPEHSSARPERFLQLCAGDNMYVCNLTTPAQYFHALRRQVLHSARKPLIVMSPKSLLRHKDAVSPMEDFTQAGFQPILKESRPEIKADKVRRVLLCSGKVYYDLCDHAAEQGIDDVAIVRVEQLYPLDGKLLKEAVAPFKNASELVWVQEEPKNMGAWHYIFPRLIEIFGANPLPAYVGRIASASPATGAYESHELEQRSLVSQAFAKKLD from the coding sequence GTGAAAGAATCAACCGAGCAAGCATCCCATTCGCCCCAGTCCCTGGCTGACACTCAATTCACCGGGGAGAACCTGGCCTTCATTGAGGACCTCTACCGTCAGTACCTCGAGGATCCGGGCTCCGTGGACACCAGCTGGGAGCCGATCTTCGAGGAGTACTTCGGCCCGCAGGCACCGCTTAACGGGGGCGCGCCGCACTTCAAGCCCCGCTCGATCTTCGAGCCGGCTTACATCCCCGGGCAGGCCCCGGGCGGCGACGCGGTCTGGGTGGATAAACTTGAGGGCATCACGGTGCGCGCGCCGGGGCGTACCGAGGGCTTTGCCGCCCGGGTCGAGGCGATCGTCCGGGCCTTCCGTCTGCACGGACACCTGATCGCCGGGATCGACCCGCTGGATCGCCCGCGCCACACCTCCCCGCCGGAGCTGGAGCCCTCGCTCTACGGGTTTACCTCGGGCGATCTCAAAGCCCGGGTCCACTACGAGCCTCTCTTTGGCTCCCGGGAAGTCACCCTGGGTGAGCTGCTGCAGCGCCTGCGTGACATCTACTGCGGCCACATCGCCGTCGAATACCAGAACATGCCGGGAAGCCAGTCGCGTACCTGGCTGCGCGATCAGATCGAGCGCAACGACTACGCTGAACTCAACCCAACCGAGGACGGCCCCCACATCCTCGACTCGTTGGTCGAAGCCGACGCGTTTGAGACCTTCCTGCACAAAAAGTACGTCGGCGCCAAGCGCTTCTCGCTCTCCGGCGGGGAGTCGCTGATCCCGATGCTCGACTTCATGCTCGAGGAAGCCGCCGGGCTCGGAGTCGAAGAGGTCGTGGTCGGCATGGCCCACCGCGGTCGCCTCAACGTGCTGCACAACATCATGAACAAGCCCGCCGAGGCGATGTTCTCCGAGTTTGAGAAGGTCCAGACGCCCGAAGACTACATCGGCAGCAGCGACGTCAAGTACCACATGGGCTTCTCCAGCGACCGCACCACCCGCAGCGGCGCCTCGGTGCACCTCTCGCTCTGCTTCAACCCCAGCCACCTGGAGTTCGTCAACCCGGTGGTCCTGGGTCGAGTCCGCGCCAAGCAGGATCGCCTGGGCACCGAAGGCGCTCGCCAGAAGCTCCTCCCCCTCCAACTCCACGGCGACGCCGCCTTCAGCGGGCAGGGCATCGTCACCGAGTCGCTGAACCTGGCACGGGTCAAGGGCTACAACGTCGGCGGCACCATTCACGTGGTGATCAACAACCAGATCGGGTTCACCACCAACCCCGAAGACAGCCGCTCCACGACCTACGCCACCGACGTGGCCAAGATGCTCGAAGTCCCGATCTTCCACGTCAACGGCGACGATCCCGAAGCCTGTGTGCGGGTGATGAAGCTCGCGATGCGCTACCGCCAGCGCTTCGGCGAAGACGTCATCGTCGACCTGGTCTGCTACCGACGCTACGGCCACAACGAAGGCGACGAGCCCCGCTTCACCCAGCCGGAGATGTACGGCTCCATCGACGCCGCCAAGCCGGTGCGTGAGAAGTACGTCGACAGCCTGATCTCCCGCCAGATCATGACGCCCGCGCAGACCGACAAGGTCTGGAACACGCAGATGGACGCCTATGGCGAGGTCTTCAAAGAGATCCGCAAGACGCCGCTGCCCAAATCCATCAGCACCCTCGACGGGGTGTGGACCCCTTACCACGGCGGACCGCTGAAGTCCGGCGACGGCAACAACGCCCCCATCAGCGAAGAGCTCTTCAAAGAGCTCGCGCACAAGCTGGTCGACGTCCCCGAGAGCCACAACGTCCACCGCACTCTGCGCCGCTTCCTTAAGGGACGCGAAAAGGTCGCCACCGGCGAGAGCCCGGCCGACTGGGGCATGGGCGAAGCGCTGGCCTTCGCATCGCTGCTCGTCCAGGGCACGCGCATCCGCATGAGCGGCCAGGACGTGATCCGCGGCACCTTCAGCCATCGCCACGCCGCACTCTTTGATACCAAGACCGGCGAGGGCTACTGGCCGCTGCGACACTTAGGCGAAGATCAGGGATCGCTGGAGATCTACAACTCCACCCTCTCCGAGAACGCGGTGCTGGGCTTTGAGTATGGCTTTAGCCTGGACTCCCCTGACGCCCTGGTGCTCTGGGAGGCGCAGTTCGGCGACTTCGTCAACGGCGCACAGGTCATCATCGACCAGTTCATCAACTCCGGCGAAGATAAGTGGAAGCGCCTCAGCGGCCTGACCATGCTCCTTCCCCACGGCTACGAGGGCCAGGGCCCGGAGCACTCCTCGGCTCGCCCCGAGCGTTTCCTCCAGCTCTGCGCCGGCGACAACATGTACGTCTGCAACCTGACGACGCCCGCGCAGTACTTCCACGCGCTGCGCCGCCAGGTGCTCCACAGCGCCCGCAAGCCGCTGATCGTCATGAGCCCCAAGAGCCTGCTGCGCCACAAAGACGCGGTCAGCCCCATGGAAGACTTCACCCAGGCCGGCTTCCAGCCGATCCTCAAGGAGTCCCGTCCGGAGATCAAAGCCGACAAGGTGCGCCGCGTGCTGCTCTGCTCGGGCAAGGTCTACTACGATCTCTGCGACCACGCCGCCGAGCAGGGCATCGACGATGTGGCCATCGTGCGCGTCGAGCAGCTCTATCCGCTTGATGGCAAGCTTCTCAAAGAAGCGGTCGCTCCCTTCAAAAACGCCAGCGAGCTGGTCTGGGTTCAGGAAGAACCTAAAAACATGGGCGCCTGGCACTATATCTTCCCGCGCCTCATCGAGATCTTCGGCGCCAACCCCCTGCCCGCCTACGTCGGTCGCATCGCCAGCGCGAGCCCGGCCACAGGTGCCTACGAGAGCCACGAGCTCGAACAGCGCTCACTGGTCTCGCAGGCCTTTGCCAAAAAGCTGGACTGA
- a CDS encoding ATP synthase F0 subunit B, translated as MFDILSPTSPLLIAAVAIDIDGTIFVQMGAFLLVFVILNFVLIKPYLKTLEAREDSVEGSTEEAGEMDAQAAVLRASYDDKLSAARRDAQDVRESLRNQGLAEQDDILEEVRAELHAKLDEERAQIDARVESARAEINDRAQALADAMVQKVLPQA; from the coding sequence ATGTTCGACATTCTTTCCCCCACGAGCCCGCTGCTGATCGCAGCCGTCGCGATCGACATTGACGGCACGATCTTCGTGCAGATGGGTGCATTTCTGCTGGTGTTTGTGATTCTCAACTTCGTGCTGATCAAGCCCTACCTCAAGACGCTTGAGGCGCGCGAAGACAGCGTGGAGGGCTCCACCGAAGAGGCCGGAGAGATGGATGCGCAGGCCGCCGTGCTGCGCGCCAGCTACGATGACAAGCTCTCCGCGGCGCGTCGCGACGCGCAGGATGTGCGCGAGTCGTTGCGCAACCAGGGACTGGCCGAGCAGGACGATATCCTGGAAGAGGTCCGCGCGGAGCTTCATGCCAAGCTGGACGAGGAGCGCGCCCAGATCGATGCGCGCGTGGAGTCGGCCCGGGCCGAGATCAACGATCGCGCGCAGGCGCTGGCCGACGCGATGGTTCAGAAGGTGCTCCCGCAGGCGTAA
- a CDS encoding ATP synthase F0 subunit B: protein MASKLLRAAGSRRAIFVQVLVALLVVSAPAFAASADGHGFPWGAWVTGMINLAIFLGIIIKFGGPAIRDFFASRRESFLAEMNAAKLAREEAEARLAELNARLEALERDRQSMLDEYHAQGEREKQRLIDAAKKSVEKMRVDAEQTIAQEVKRAVAMLEEQAVNTALDMAQRVARERVDAGVQGKLVESYVAELGNTANTAKN from the coding sequence ATGGCTTCGAAACTTCTTCGTGCGGCGGGCTCCCGGCGGGCGATCTTTGTGCAGGTGCTCGTCGCTCTGCTTGTGGTGAGCGCGCCGGCGTTTGCGGCGTCGGCTGATGGCCACGGCTTCCCCTGGGGGGCCTGGGTCACGGGCATGATCAATCTGGCGATCTTCCTGGGGATCATCATCAAGTTCGGCGGTCCGGCGATTCGCGATTTCTTCGCCAGCCGTCGTGAGAGCTTCTTGGCGGAGATGAACGCCGCCAAGCTGGCCCGCGAAGAGGCCGAGGCCCGGCTGGCCGAGCTCAACGCCCGGCTGGAGGCGCTGGAGCGCGACCGGCAGTCGATGCTCGATGAGTACCACGCCCAGGGTGAGCGCGAGAAACAGCGCCTGATCGACGCGGCCAAGAAGAGCGTGGAAAAGATGCGCGTCGACGCCGAGCAGACCATTGCTCAAGAGGTCAAGCGGGCGGTGGCCATGCTCGAAGAGCAGGCCGTCAACACCGCGCTGGACATGGCTCAGCGCGTGGCGCGCGAGCGCGTGGATGCCGGCGTGCAGGGCAAGCTGGTCGAGAGCTACGTCGCCGAGCTGGGCAACACGGCCAACACGGCCAAGAACTGA
- the atpH gene encoding ATP synthase F1 subunit delta: MAKVPVARRYARALLELATEAGKVDVLNTSLSWLGEAFAQSEELRQALLNPGVTLAERRRVIEALAAARGWDGLMRNFVMLLLDRDRLRYIEAIAEDFSAGVDMQAGRVRARVTSASPLDEGQIAEIKAALARKTGKEVLVETSVDESLIGGVVARVGGSIYDGSVRTRLKRMREAILNEV, translated from the coding sequence ATGGCAAAGGTACCTGTAGCCCGGCGCTACGCCCGGGCGCTGCTCGAGCTGGCCACCGAAGCCGGAAAGGTCGATGTGCTGAACACCTCGCTGAGCTGGCTCGGCGAGGCGTTTGCGCAGAGTGAAGAGCTGCGCCAGGCGCTGCTTAACCCCGGAGTCACGCTCGCGGAGCGCCGCCGGGTGATCGAGGCTCTGGCCGCAGCGCGGGGCTGGGACGGTCTGATGCGCAACTTCGTGATGCTGCTGCTCGATCGCGATCGTCTGCGTTATATCGAGGCGATCGCCGAGGACTTCAGCGCCGGCGTCGACATGCAGGCCGGACGGGTTCGCGCACGGGTGACCAGCGCCTCGCCGCTGGACGAGGGCCAGATCGCCGAGATCAAGGCCGCGCTCGCCAGAAAAACCGGCAAAGAGGTGCTGGTGGAAACCTCGGTCGATGAGTCTCTCATCGGCGGGGTGGTCGCCCGAGTGGGCGGTTCCATCTATGACGGTTCGGTGCGTACCCGGCTCAAGCGGATGCGCGAAGCGATTCTCAACGAAGTCTAA